The genomic stretch TTTTCTTTATTGATATCCCAAAGTAGTTTCATTTGACCAATAGCACAGTCGTTGTTAATATACTATCTTGTATCGGGGCGTAGCGCAGCATGGCTAGCGCTCCTGAATGGGGTTCCGAATCAAGCTAATTTTACATCGTTAATTAATTCAGCAGGTTATGCGATTCTATTTTTTTAATAATAAGTAGATTTAGAAAGTATGAAATTATATGGTATAAATAAGTTATAGAAAAATGGTTAAAAAAAGAGCATTTTTTACAATGTTGGTTCTATTTTTATGTATCTCATTGCCTGCTGTAGCACGTAGAGTTCAGTATAAACACTCTTCTGTTGTAAATATTGCAAAAATTATCGAACTTTGGGATACAAGCAATGTGATTCAAAAATTAGAAGAAATTCATGAAAGAGTAGGAGAGGAAAATGTCAATCCTTATATAGTTTCGCAATTAGAAGAATTAGATCAAAAGATACTTTTAAATGATGATGATATAGATTTTTTAATATTTGCATTAGAAAATGAAGCAATTTTATTGGATTTTATAGACAAGAGATTTATTGCCGATGTAATATTACCTGTAGGTACATCTTCAGATGATGAAATAGGAAAGTTTTTAATTCAGCATTTGTTATGGTTTTATAATTATCGTATTGCCTGCTCTGAGGAAGGTTTTGGAGTATTAGGCTATGAAGTAGAAGTGTTAAAAGGCCAGGTTGTGTTTCAAGGGAGGATTCTCGGGCTTTTAATTGATATTATAAACGGCAATGGAATTATGGGTGACCAAGATGTAGCAGCTAATGTTACAGGGCAGTTTATGAGAGCTGTTTATTGGGCAAGGCCAGAGAACAGGATAAATGGTCGTTTTGTTAGCGATGATGATAGTCCAACGATGGAGTTAGACAGTCTAAATCAGATTATGAGTGTTGAGACTCAAAAAAGAGTAGATAAATATACTCCTGTGATTTTAGCCTTTAAAGCTTCTATTTTACCCCCCCAGTTTAATGTTGATCGTTTGATTAACTATACTAGAATTGAAATTTTTGGGGGATTCTCTTTAAATGAATTGACGGTTGAATCAAAAAGAATGCTAGTAAATGTTTTGGCTATAGTTGAATCTAGACCATGGATGGATGAGGAGTGGATGCAGATTATAGATGAAGCTGCATTGAGTGAATATAGGTCTTCAGCTGTTACTCAAATCGGTTTTGTTGGTTTAGGCGCAATGGGTATGGGCATGGCAAAAGTTATCTCTGAAAATGGCATTACTATATTTGGTACTGATATAAATAGTGAGACGATAGAGGGGTTTGATGAGGCTGACATAGGTACTTCAGCAGTTGATTTAGAATCAATGGTTAAAGGAATGGGTGAAGGTAGAAAAGTAATTTGGCTTATGGTTCCTCATGGCGCACCTGTTGATGAAAATATTGATAAAATTATAGAATTAAAGCAACAAGGGTTACTAAGTGAAGGTGATATTATAATAGATGGTGGTAATTCAAATCATATCTTACATAGAGCTCGAGCAGAAAGACTTTTAGAGGAAGGCATTATTCTTTTAGGTGCTGGGACAAGTGGTGGTACTGCTGCAGCAGGAAATATGTCTATTATGGTCGGCGGTAATCAGGAGGCTTATCAGCAATGCCAGCCTGTGTTTAAAGCCTTAGGGATAGAGAATGGGTATAATTGGTTTGGAGAAGCTGGATCGGGACATTTTGTGAAGTCAGTGCATAATGGTATAGAGTACTCATTTTTTCAAATATTAGCTGAAGGAGTCGAAGTGTTGGCTAACTATTTTGGTTGGAATCAAGAAAAGTTAGCTGAAGTTATAGGTGGTTTACAGGATAGTAATCTCTCCTCTTGGATAATGGAATTAGCTTTAGAGGTTGCAGAGGATGATGTTTTTTCAATGGTCGGCCCACATATCCTAGAAGGAAGTACTGGGACATGGACACAAGAAGATGCTATGAGATTAGAGATTGCAATACCTGTATTAGATGCTACCTTGCAAGCACGTATTGATTCTAGAGAGACTGATCTAAAAGATTATCATATTGCTCCAGGAGATTTTGCAGCTAGCTTTATAGCTTTAATAAGAAATAAGATGGGTTCACATCGCTATGAGGAGTTATCCCAAGAGATAACATCAGAGATGCGTTGTAATGCTTTAGGTGTTGGTTCAGAGAAGATAAGCATAGAAGAGCAAGCATTTGTAGAGAATATGTTATCAGCTATTACATATGGTTGGTTGATGGCTTTAAAAGAAGGCTATGAAGTGATAGCTGCATCAGAATATAATATAGATACTCAGGGATTAGCCAACTTAAGTACTGTTTGGCAGAATGGTTCAGTAATAAGGTCTCAATTAGTAGGATTAGCAGGTGCTCATTTTCAAACAGGTGAAGATGTTCAAACTGCATTTAACAATATAGCTCAAGGACTTGGTGTTGGTGTAAGTTCTATCGAGTGGCTTGATGAGATTACCCGCAGTTTAAATACACCAACTCCTGCATTCGATGCTATTTTAGAGTCTGCAGAATAGAATTAGATTAGATATGTTTGTTTATTATTCGGAGTAGCTTAGCCAGGATAATCTTATCAAACGCATATTTCCTCTTGCCATTTCCTTTTACCATCTTTAAACTAATACAGGTATTTATCGGGGCGTAGCGCAGCATGGCTAGCGCGCCTGAATGGGGTTCCGAATCAAGCCAATTTCATATCTTTAATTAATTCAGCAGTTTACGTAAAATCACCTTTAAAATCAGTTAGTTAGTGACTTACCTGTATTATCACCTATTACCGTCTATTACCATGTATTGCCCTCTATTCTGGACACTTTTTGGACACTAAAAGAGGGAGGGGTTATTTGACAAGTGGCAAGGGTGTGGTATACTTATTATATGCTTTATAAAACTAATAGTGTAACAAGAGGAGCTTGGATAAACTGAAATGAAATACAGTAAATTAAGAACCACTGCATTGGTGTGCTTTATTTTTATGAGCTCTATTGTTTTTTTATCTTCTTCTGCTTTTGCCAGAAGAACTAAAACAATTTCTCAGATTCCAGGAAGATTTGTTTCTGTAGAGGATGATCTAGGGGCAAGGGGAGGGCCATTATCTCAGCATCGAACACAGATAAGGGAAGTTTTAATAACAGAATTATTAAAATCAGTTATAGGTAATATTACAGAAGATACTCCATGGAGAGAAAAGTTGATAGATTATATGGAAATTGTTTCTAATAGTTTAGTGAGGAATAATTCTGGGACCTTAGAGCAGCTGGAATCAGCAGGTATAATAACAGAAGAGATAAGAAGCTTTTTACTTGGTATAGATAATTTTTCAACAGCAGATGTGAGGGCATTAAA from Candidatus Kaelpia aquatica encodes the following:
- a CDS encoding NAD(P)-binding domain-containing protein — encoded protein: MVKKRAFFTMLVLFLCISLPAVARRVQYKHSSVVNIAKIIELWDTSNVIQKLEEIHERVGEENVNPYIVSQLEELDQKILLNDDDIDFLIFALENEAILLDFIDKRFIADVILPVGTSSDDEIGKFLIQHLLWFYNYRIACSEEGFGVLGYEVEVLKGQVVFQGRILGLLIDIINGNGIMGDQDVAANVTGQFMRAVYWARPENRINGRFVSDDDSPTMELDSLNQIMSVETQKRVDKYTPVILAFKASILPPQFNVDRLINYTRIEIFGGFSLNELTVESKRMLVNVLAIVESRPWMDEEWMQIIDEAALSEYRSSAVTQIGFVGLGAMGMGMAKVISENGITIFGTDINSETIEGFDEADIGTSAVDLESMVKGMGEGRKVIWLMVPHGAPVDENIDKIIELKQQGLLSEGDIIIDGGNSNHILHRARAERLLEEGIILLGAGTSGGTAAAGNMSIMVGGNQEAYQQCQPVFKALGIENGYNWFGEAGSGHFVKSVHNGIEYSFFQILAEGVEVLANYFGWNQEKLAEVIGGLQDSNLSSWIMELALEVAEDDVFSMVGPHILEGSTGTWTQEDAMRLEIAIPVLDATLQARIDSRETDLKDYHIAPGDFAASFIALIRNKMGSHRYEELSQEITSEMRCNALGVGSEKISIEEQAFVENMLSAITYGWLMALKEGYEVIAASEYNIDTQGLANLSTVWQNGSVIRSQLVGLAGAHFQTGEDVQTAFNNIAQGLGVGVSSIEWLDEITRSLNTPTPAFDAILESAE